The sequence below is a genomic window from Draconibacterium halophilum.
TTTAAGCTTCTCAATGGGTAATTCTTTTAAACTTGCAGCCTGCTCATAAATGGCATCTACATCTGAATCCAGCTCATCGGTTTCGAAGAATATTTTATTTAATGGCAAATATTTGAATGACTTTACGGCTTTTGAATTCTCTCGGAACAGATTCTTTCCAAATGAAAACAGAAATCCTTTTTCCTCCAATTGTTTAGTAAATTCGAGACTGCCATTATATCCGTGCATGATCCAGGGCAAGACAGGGTTCATTTTATTACGAAGTTCCACCACTTCATTCATTGCTTTTACACAATGAATAATCAATGGGCATTCATATTCTTCAGCCATAACAGCATGCGCCTCAAAAACCCGCTGTTGCTCGATAAAATCACCTCCATTAATTTTATCGAGTCCGGCTTCGCCAACAAAAATTACATGATCGAATTCGAGTGCCTCCTCCACCATTTGCATGGCTTCATTATTTTGGTTTTTGGTGCCAAGATGCCAGGGATGTAATCCTACGGAATAAAAGTTACGCCCGCTAAATGCAGCGAATCCATCACCAGGAAATATATTTTGCACGGTAATGGAGTCTGCTTCTTTATGAAGTGGATGTGTGTGAATATTGATATAGGGAATTGAGCTCATAAAATTATTTTATATACAAAATTTGCTGGCAACTAAGCCATCTCCAAAATTTTAGCAACTGCATTTGAAGCGCCGTCTGCAATTTGGGTGATTGTGGCATCGAGCATATAACAAGGTGATGTAACTACTTTGTATTTCTCATCAACAACAATTTCTCCATGGGTTGTATTAACGTGCGTAGCTCCCAATGCCTCAATCCCATCTGCAGTTCCTTTGTCCTGGCCAATGGTAAGTTTTACATCGCCTAAAACTTTGGCAATTATTGCCGGAGAAATACACAACGCACCGATAGGTTTTCCTGCTTCAACTGTAGCTTTTATCGCTTTCTCAACATCCGAATTTACTTTACAATCGGGTCCGTCAAAGGCAAAAGTACATAGGTTTTTAGCAGCACCAAAACCTCCGGGAATAACAATGGCATCATAATCGGCAGCTTTATATTCCGACAAAGCTTTTATGTTGCCACGGGCGATACGGGCAGCTTCGATCATCACATTGCGCGTTTCCGGCATTTCGTCGCCGGTTATGTGGTTTACCACATGCGCCTGATCAACATCGGGGGCAAAACACTGGTAGGCTGCACCTTGCTGGGCTATTGCCAATAAAGTTAAGGTAGATTCATGAATTTCGGCTCCATCATAAACACC
It includes:
- the elbB gene encoding isoprenoid biosynthesis glyoxalase ElbB, with protein sequence MKNIAVVLAGNGVYDGAEIHESTLTLLAIAQQGAAYQCFAPDVDQAHVVNHITGDEMPETRNVMIEAARIARGNIKALSEYKAADYDAIVIPGGFGAAKNLCTFAFDGPDCKVNSDVEKAIKATVEAGKPIGALCISPAIIAKVLGDVKLTIGQDKGTADGIEALGATHVNTTHGEIVVDEKYKVVTSPCYMLDATITQIADGASNAVAKILEMA
- a CDS encoding TatD family hydrolase: MSSIPYINIHTHPLHKEADSITVQNIFPGDGFAAFSGRNFYSVGLHPWHLGTKNQNNEAMQMVEEALEFDHVIFVGEAGLDKINGGDFIEQQRVFEAHAVMAEEYECPLIIHCVKAMNEVVELRNKMNPVLPWIMHGYNGSLEFTKQLEEKGFLFSFGKNLFRENSKAVKSFKYLPLNKIFFETDELDSDVDAIYEQAASLKELPIEKLKEAVWKNFNQIENSLIPGRI